In Dictyoglomus sp. NZ13-RE01, the genomic stretch TATTTATGGGAGCATTGTTAGTTATTTACTTAACATCAAAAATAGAGAAGGGAGAGCATAGAATAAAGTTATTAAAAGAGGAATTAAAGAGAGGAATAATAAGCTTCATAAATTTTGCCTTAAGAATAATTGAGATATTAAGATTGAGGTTAAAGATAAGCAAGAAAGGAAGAATTGTGCTTATGATTGGGGGTGATTAAAAATGATTACAGATCAGTCCAAATATTATAGTTGACAATTATGTAATTAACTGCTAAACTATAAATAATTGTTTGATGTATGACATCTAATAACTTATCGAGTAGATTGAATATGGGACGAAAGAAGGAAAAAATATTTAAAAAAGTACCTTCAATAGATGTTCAGATGTTCCTTCAAGAACAAATTAAAAATTATATCATTAATAAAAAATTTTCCCCCGGAGATAAACTTCCTAGTGAAGTGCAACTCTCTAAAGAATTTGGAGTGAGCAGAAGTACAATTAGGGAAGCTTTAAGAGCATTAGAAGGTGTTGGAATTTTAACATCTCAGCATGGTAGCGGCTGGTATGTTAATTCCTTTAATTTTGATGCTTTGGCTGGGAATTTAGCCTATAGTTTGCAGTTTGACACTAATAGTATTTTTGATTTGTTGCAAATTAGAGAGGTACTTGAACTTTCCTTTTTAGAGGAAGCTTTAGAATCTCTTAGAGAAAAGGATTTAGATGAGCTTGGAAATATTATAAATATTATGAAAAGTAAATTAGAACAAGGAAAACCTTTTATAAAAGAAGATATGATGTTTCATAGAATTCTTTTTAGAAGAATTAAAAATCAAATAGTGATTAAAATCTTAGATATTTTTTGGAAATTATTTGAACATTTAGATGAGCCCTTGTTATATTCAGCTAATCAGGATGCAGTGATTAATTACCATATGAGTATGTTAAACCATATTAAGAATAAGGATTATGAAAAGACAAAATCAATTTTAAAAGAACATTTTATTGATGTTTATGAAAGATTATTAAAATATAAAAATGATACTGAAAGGAGGTGTATATGTTAATTAATTTTTAGAAATTTCTTTACCATAGATTGAGAAATAGGGAGGTGTATTGTGATGTTTAAAAACTCAAGAGTATATATATTTTCAATTTTAATCTTAATTTTGATTCTTTTAGTTTCACCCATTCAAGGACAAAAAAAGACTATAATAAAATATTGGTTGTGGCTTGATGATCCTACAGATCCTATGTTTCCAGATTTAGTTAAGCAATTTAATTCCCAAAATCCAGATATTCAAGTAGAATATGAATTAATACCATTAGCTCAATATTATGATAAACTGGTAACCGCTGTAGGAGCTGGTACCGCGCCAGATTGTGCAAGATTTAAAGATTGGTGGTTAGGGGCTTTTGTTGATGCTGGAGCTTTAGAACCTTTAGATAATTATTTAAAGAATTGGAGTGGATATAAGGATGTAATAGCAAATCTTTGGAATACAGGAAAAATACATTCTAAAAGTCCTATTTATATGATGCCACACCAGTTTATTACTTTCTACTTATATTATAGAAAAGATTGGTTTAAAGAGAAAAATTTACCACCACCTACAGATTTAAATAAATTTTTAGATGCAGCAAAAAAATTAACTGACCCGTCAAAGAATCAATATGGTTTTGGTCTAAGAGGTGGTGCTGGAGGGCAAGATCAATGGTTAGCATTTATAGTAGCTCAAGGGGCAAGATTAGTAGACAAGAATGGTAAAGTTATTGCTGATTCCCCTGAAGCAATTTTAGCAAATCAATGGTACATAGATCTATATAGAGTTCATAAAGTTGCACCACCATCTGCACCTACTGATGCATATGCTCAGATTTTAGGGGCATTTCAAGCAGGAATTACTGCAATGATGGCGCATCATGTTGGTTCATCAGTTTTAGTTACTCAGAAATTGGGGGAAGATAAAGTAGGTGTCGTTCCTATGCCTTCAGCTGATCCTAAGAAACCAGCAACTATGATGACAATGAGTGGTAATGTGATATTCTCAGGTTCTAAAAATAAAGAAGCAGCCTTTAAATTCATTAGCTGGCTAACAGAGAAAGATCAGATGGATAAATGGTGTCGTTCACGTCAAGGACAATTACCTGTTTTAAAATCTGTTGCATCAATGCCATATTATAAGAATAATATATTTTTCAAGGTTTCTTTAGATCAAGCAAAATATGCAATAGCATGGCCTCCTCTGCCGGGAGTTGGATATATAAGTGCTCAATTATGGCAGAATTTAATGCAAAAGGCACTACTTGGAGAAATCACATCTAAGGAAATGATGGAGGAGATCGCTAATGCTCTTAGAAAAAAGTAATTTGATTTATAAATGGGAGAAAAGGGTTTTCCCTTTTCTCCTTCTTTTACCTGCATTAATACTCATTTTAGGAATTGTTGCTTATCCTGTTTTTAGAGCTATCTGGTTAAGTTTTCATAGTTATAATCCTTTAAAACCTTTTATTGTTGAATATGTGGGGTTTGACAATTATGTAAAAATTTTTAGAGATCAACTTTTTATAACTGCTTTGAAGAATTCTCTTATATGGACTATAGGAGTGGTTTTTTTTCAATTTTTAGGTGGGTTATTTGGGGCTCTTATTCTAAAACAAAATTTTAAAGGAAGATCTATTGTAAGAGGTTTATCTCTTATACCATGGGTTACTCCAAGTATTTTAATAGCCATTATGTGGATTTGGATGTTAGATGGTAATTATGGAATAATAAATGATGTTCTATTAAAATTAGGTATAATATCAAAATATATCCCCTGGTTGGCACAAAAAAATACTGCTCTTCCATCTGTTATGATAGCAGATATATGGAGAGGAATTCCCTTTTTTGCTGTTATGCTTTTGGCTGCTATGGATGCTATTCCTGAAGAACTTTATGAGGCTGCAAAAATTGATGGAGCAAGCTCATTTAAAATTTTTACTAATATAACTTGGCCTCTTATTCTTCCTACAGTGTTAATTACAACTATGCTTAGGATTATATGGACTGCTAATCACATGGATTTAATTCTTATAATGACAGATGGAGGGCCTGGTTCGAGTAGTTTAATACTACCATTGATGTCTTATCATATAGCATACAAACAGTTGAATTTTGGATATGCTTCTGCTATAGCTATACTACAAGGAATATTTCTTATAGTTATTATATCTTTCTATTTGAGACTGTTAAGAAAGGGAGGGAGTATATATTGAAGAAGGGAAAATTTTTAAAGTATTGTCTAATTTTTATATGGTTATTATTTATATTAGCTCCCTATATGTGGATGTTTATTACATCACTCAAATCTCCAGAAGAACTATATACTTTCCCTTTAAAATATTTTCCTTCTAAACCTACTTTCGAAGGATATAAATTACTTCTTCAAACTACACCATTTCTGATATACATGAAAAATAGTATTATTGTTGCTGTATTTACCGTGATTATTGCACTATTTGTAGCAATTCTTGCCTCTTATAGCTTTTCGAGATTTGAATTTAAAGGTAAAACACCACTTTCCTTTATTTTTTTAATTACTCAAATGTTTCCTGCTATTTTACTTGCAATCCCATTGTTTTTGGTTATGAGAAATATAGGAGTCCTAAATTCACCTTTTTCTTTAATATTAGCTCATAGTACCTTTGCTGTCCCTTTCTCAACTTGGATGATTACAGGATTTTTGAATTCTATTCCAAAAGAATTAGATGAGGCTGCTCAAATAGATGGGTGTAATAAATTAGGAGTTTTAAGATATGTGATTATACCTGTCGCTGCTCCTGGGCTAATTGCTGCTACTATTTATATATTCATTTATTCTTGGAATGAATTTTTATATGCCCTTACCTTTACTTCAGATATTAGGGCTAGAACTATTCCTGTAGGTTTGCATACCTTTATGGGAGAATATATTATAAGATGGGATTTGTTAACTGCTGGAGGTGTTATAACTGGTTTACCTGTAATTATAATTTTTATGTTTATTCAAAAATATCTAATTAAAGGTCTAACGGAGGGGGCAATAAAAGGATAATAAAATAATTAATTCAATGGGGAAGTATTTAATATTCCCCTTACTTTTAATTATGATTATGCATTCTAAGAGGAAATTTTTATAGTTTATTGATTATGATTCTTTTTTTTATTATCTACTTTTTCAATTTTAAGTTTTTTAAATAACATATTCTGATAAATTGATGAAATGTTACCACAATTAATATGCTAAATCGAATAAAAATTATTATAATTAAAATATGAAAAACTTAGTTTTTTATCTTGTAGGAATTTTTAAGATTAATTAATTGTTATCCTTACTGCAGGAAAAATACAAATAATTGAAATATACCACATTTTTTAAATTATTAGAACTTTCTGTTTTTTAACTACAAATCTTATACACAAAAGTTTTTTATCAAGTTTAATTTATTAAGAGTTTATATTGATTATGATATATTCTAAGCATTCTTTAATACAATAAAATAATTATTTGATATGGACATAGTTACCACCCTTGAGAAATATAGATAAATTCTTAGTAAACAAACCATAAAGAGATAGAAGGTCCTCTAAAAGTATCACTGGAAATTCTAAAACATGAGGATGAACCAAATTATCATTGACCTTAACTTTTCATAAGGTTTTTTGTATAAGGAATAACATTAACAGGCCTGAGGGGATAGTTTTTATCCCCTCAGAGCTAATATCCTTTCTTCAGGTGCTGGATGAGAATAATACCATGTTCTATAAAGGGGAAGAGGATTTAGATTTGATAAATTTTCTTTTACTAATCTTTTTAGAGCACTTATTAAAGGTTTAGGGGTTCCAAGAAGCTCCTTAGAAAATCTATCTGCCTCGTACTCAAATTTTCGGGATATAGCATTTATAATAGGAGAAATGAAATAGGCAATAGATGATACAAAAATAAAGGAATAAACAATAAGTGTAAAGTTTTTCTCTACTGAAAAGGCTTGAGAAATTAATGGAGACTTATAGAGAAAATATACAAAATAAATATAGGCAGTATAAAATAGGGAGCTTAAAATAATAATCTTAGGAATATGTTTTTTTACATTATGTCCCAATTCATGGGCAAGAACTGCCAAAATCTCCTCATGACTATAGCTCAATATGGTATCGAAAAGTACAACTCTTCTTGAATTCCCAATTCCTGTAAGATAGGCATTCACCCTCTTTGTTCTTCTTGATGCATCCATAACAAAAACCTTTGATATTTTAAAGTGAGCCTTTTCTAAAAGAGAAAGGATTTTCTCCTTTAACTCTTGGTCCTCCAATGGATAAAACTTATTGAATAAAGGAGCTATTATCATAGGATAAAGCCATGATATAAATATCTCAAAAACTATTACTACAAGGGCAAACTTCCACCACCAATTAGGATCTGTTTCTATAATCCAAAGTAGAAAAGAAAGCAAAGGTACGCCTAATATTATGGCTACTAATATAGACTTAATTATATCAGTAATAAAAGTTTTAGGAGTGGTAGTATTAAACCCGTATTTTTCTTCTATTACAAAGGTAGAGTATACATCAAATGGAATAGATATAATAAGATTTATTAATCCTAAGATGCCAAAGAACAAAAGACCTTGTAAAATATATGAACTAGTAAGGGAAGAAACAAGCTTTTCAAAATATGGATATCCCCAAATAATGAGCACAACAGACAAAATTATGTCCACAATATGAGATATTACTCCTAAATTTGTTCTATCTATCAAATATTTTTTGGACTTTTCAAAATCCTCTTCTGTTATTATATCTTTAAAAATTTCTGGAATCTTGGCATTAGGAGAAGTAGCATAGTTTTTATTCCACACATCAAGAACTAACTCCCATATTTCCTTTACCAAAAAGACAAAAAGAAAAATATAAAAAAACATATAGATACCTCCTACGAAATTTTTATAGCTTGAGAAAGAAGCTTAATACTTGCCAAAATTCCATCCTCATAGTTTGCTTTCCCTTCAAATTCTATAGATAAATATCCTTTATAACCTACATTTTTTAATATTCTCAAGATTCTTACATAGTCAGGATTTAAATTAAAGTCATAAAAAATGCCACCACCAAAATAGGTTTTTGCATGAACAAGTACTGTATAGGGTGCAAGCTTTTCCAATTGTTCATATGTGTCATCTAAAAAGTTTCCACAATCTAATGTTACCTTAAGCCATTCACTGTTTACCCCTTTTAATATATCTAATACCCCATCTGCAGAGTATGTAAGTCCCCAGTGGTTTTCTACAGCCAAGATAATACCATATTCCTTTGCAAATTCCACACATTCTCTAAATGCTTCTATATTCCATTCCATACCCTCTTCATAGGTATATCCCTCTAATGCAGGTTCTTTCCCTCTTTTAGCCATAAGTTCTGTGAAACTTTTTATGGTTCCCCATCTTCCTCCAAAAATCCTAACTATTGGTGCACCTAATTTATATCCCACTTTTATTAATTCTTTTACTTTTTCTACCTCTTTTTTCCTTTCTTCTTTATCGGGCTTAACAAAATTATTATGAATGGAAAAAGCATAAATATCTAAAGAATGCTCTACACAAAGTCTTTTAATTCTGTTAACATAATCATCCTCAAAAGATTCCATTTGTACTGCTAAAATTTCAAGTCCATCTAATCCATATTTATAGGACAAGGATATCATATCTTCTAATTTTAGAGATTTCTCCTCAGGATTTCCATAATCAAACCTTTTAAAAGAGTAAGTAGAACTTCCTATTCTCATTCTTTTTCCTCCCAAACTTAATTATTAAAAATTATACAACCCCTAAAAAGGGGGGAGCAAGTTTCTTCTTGCCCCCGCCGGCAAATAGGTATGGACATAGGTACCAGTATAGTAATAATAGTAGTAATGAGGTAGAGGAGAAAGGAATGGAGAAAGATAAAAAGATAGAAAGAATTGAGGCTGCACTCCTTCTTCTTGGTATAATTAAGAAATTAAGGCTCCCTTTCTTTAGAAAACTTAATCCTTTCCAAGAAGGAGGGTGCAGCCTATGATCTTATCTTACCATGAACTTAGAAAAATTGCACCTGAGAAAGCAAGAGAAATTGTGAGAAAAGTATATATCGAAAATAATTGTAATGTCTCTAAAACTGCTAAAATACTTAATACCTCAAGAAAAACTGTTAGAAGAGCAATTAATGGTCCCCTCTCTGATATATCAAGAAGACCTAAATCCTCCCCTAAGAAAACTCCTCCTCATGTGGAAGAACTTGTCCTTAATACTGCTAAAGAAACTGGCTTCTCCTATAGAAGACTTATGGCTTTCATACAAAGGAAATATTCCATCCCTATCAAAGAAAACACCATCAAGGCTATCCTTAAGAGAAATAACTTCAAAAAGGAAAAGAGAAAAAGGAAAAAGTCAGGAAGACACCTCTATGATTATGAAAAACTTTCACCTTTTGAAGAACTTCAACTTGATACTAAATATCTTTTAGATAAAAGTTCTCTCCCTCATCATGTTTATGAGCACATGAGAAAATATTGTTTACCAAAATATGAGTGGAACATAATTGATGCAAAGACAAGAATAAGGTTTACTGCATATTCTTATGAGCGTAACTCTACTTTTGGTTTTTCCTTTATCCTTTTTGTTGTTCTATGGTTGAGAGCTCATAATGTTAGGCATAAAATAAATATCAGATTGGATAATGGAGAGGAATTTTGTTCGGGGAGTGAGAGAAAGTTGAGAGAATGGAATGAGCTATTGAGTTTTCTGAATGTGGAGTTAAAGCCAATTCCTCCTGGAGCAAAACACTTAATGGGGATAATAGAGAATTCTCATAGGCAGGATGATGAATATTTCTTAGGAATACATGCAGAGAGATGCAGAAATGAGGCAGAATTTTTAATGAAAGCACAGAGATGGCAAGACACATGGAACATAGCAAAACCAAGTTTTGGGATAGGAATGGAAGGAAAAACACCCTATGAAAAGTTAAGATCAACGATGTTTTTGGTTCATCCTCATGTTTTAGAATTTCCAGTGATACTTTTAGAGGACCTTCTATCCCTTTATGGTTTGTTTACTAAGAA encodes the following:
- a CDS encoding sugar ABC transporter permease — translated: MLLEKSNLIYKWEKRVFPFLLLLPALILILGIVAYPVFRAIWLSFHSYNPLKPFIVEYVGFDNYVKIFRDQLFITALKNSLIWTIGVVFFQFLGGLFGALILKQNFKGRSIVRGLSLIPWVTPSILIAIMWIWMLDGNYGIINDVLLKLGIISKYIPWLAQKNTALPSVMIADIWRGIPFFAVMLLAAMDAIPEELYEAAKIDGASSFKIFTNITWPLILPTVLITTMLRIIWTANHMDLILIMTDGGPGSSSLILPLMSYHIAYKQLNFGYASAIAILQGIFLIVIISFYLRLLRKGGSIY
- a CDS encoding IS481 family transposase, producing the protein MILSYHELRKIAPEKAREIVRKVYIENNCNVSKTAKILNTSRKTVRRAINGPLSDISRRPKSSPKKTPPHVEELVLNTAKETGFSYRRLMAFIQRKYSIPIKENTIKAILKRNNFKKEKRKRKKSGRHLYDYEKLSPFEELQLDTKYLLDKSSLPHHVYEHMRKYCLPKYEWNIIDAKTRIRFTAYSYERNSTFGFSFILFVVLWLRAHNVRHKINIRLDNGEEFCSGSERKLREWNELLSFLNVELKPIPPGAKHLMGIIENSHRQDDEYFLGIHAERCRNEAEFLMKAQRWQDTWNIAKPSFGIGMEGKTPYEKLRSTMFLVHPHVLEFPVILLEDLLSLYGLFTKNLSIFLKGGNYVHTKCPSCPRLFILSHILSGIRSCISILVKLYYIYISIS
- a CDS encoding sugar ABC transporter permease, which gives rise to MWMFITSLKSPEELYTFPLKYFPSKPTFEGYKLLLQTTPFLIYMKNSIIVAVFTVIIALFVAILASYSFSRFEFKGKTPLSFIFLITQMFPAILLAIPLFLVMRNIGVLNSPFSLILAHSTFAVPFSTWMITGFLNSIPKELDEAAQIDGCNKLGVLRYVIIPVAAPGLIAATIYIFIYSWNEFLYALTFTSDIRARTIPVGLHTFMGEYIIRWDLLTAGGVITGLPVIIIFMFIQKYLIKGLTEGAIKG
- a CDS encoding sugar ABC transporter substrate-binding protein, giving the protein MFKNSRVYIFSILILILILLVSPIQGQKKTIIKYWLWLDDPTDPMFPDLVKQFNSQNPDIQVEYELIPLAQYYDKLVTAVGAGTAPDCARFKDWWLGAFVDAGALEPLDNYLKNWSGYKDVIANLWNTGKIHSKSPIYMMPHQFITFYLYYRKDWFKEKNLPPPTDLNKFLDAAKKLTDPSKNQYGFGLRGGAGGQDQWLAFIVAQGARLVDKNGKVIADSPEAILANQWYIDLYRVHKVAPPSAPTDAYAQILGAFQAGITAMMAHHVGSSVLVTQKLGEDKVGVVPMPSADPKKPATMMTMSGNVIFSGSKNKEAAFKFISWLTEKDQMDKWCRSRQGQLPVLKSVASMPYYKNNIFFKVSLDQAKYAIAWPPLPGVGYISAQLWQNLMQKALLGEITSKEMMEEIANALRKK
- a CDS encoding xylose isomerase; translated protein: MRIGSSTYSFKRFDYGNPEEKSLKLEDMISLSYKYGLDGLEILAVQMESFEDDYVNRIKRLCVEHSLDIYAFSIHNNFVKPDKEERKKEVEKVKELIKVGYKLGAPIVRIFGGRWGTIKSFTELMAKRGKEPALEGYTYEEGMEWNIEAFRECVEFAKEYGIILAVENHWGLTYSADGVLDILKGVNSEWLKVTLDCGNFLDDTYEQLEKLAPYTVLVHAKTYFGGGIFYDFNLNPDYVRILRILKNVGYKGYLSIEFEGKANYEDGILASIKLLSQAIKIS
- a CDS encoding peptidase, translated to MFFYIFLFVFLVKEIWELVLDVWNKNYATSPNAKIPEIFKDIITEEDFEKSKKYLIDRTNLGVISHIVDIILSVVLIIWGYPYFEKLVSSLTSSYILQGLLFFGILGLINLIISIPFDVYSTFVIEEKYGFNTTTPKTFITDIIKSILVAIILGVPLLSFLLWIIETDPNWWWKFALVVIVFEIFISWLYPMIIAPLFNKFYPLEDQELKEKILSLLEKAHFKISKVFVMDASRRTKRVNAYLTGIGNSRRVVLFDTILSYSHEEILAVLAHELGHNVKKHIPKIIILSSLFYTAYIYFVYFLYKSPLISQAFSVEKNFTLIVYSFIFVSSIAYFISPIINAISRKFEYEADRFSKELLGTPKPLISALKRLVKENLSNLNPLPLYRTWYYSHPAPEERILALRG